A genomic region of Trichothermofontia sichuanensis B231 contains the following coding sequences:
- the trpA gene encoding tryptophan synthase subunit alpha, producing the protein MSAISQRFATLRQQHQCALIPFITAGDPDLDTTAQALQLLDRHGADIIELGVPYSDPLADGPVIQAAATRALQRGTRLDRVLAMVRSLQPTLTAPIVLFTYYNPILHRGIETFLTQAAQAGVAGLVIPDLPVEEAEPLLQVAEALGLEIVLLVAPTSPLRRIQMIAAKSHGFIYLVSVTGVTGMRSGLQTHVKDLIQTLRQTTDKPIGVGFGISQPEHAQQVRDWGADAVIVGSAFVQRLATGTPAEGLSAIADFCQRLKAAIT; encoded by the coding sequence ATGAGCGCTATTTCCCAACGGTTTGCCACCTTACGGCAGCAACACCAGTGTGCCCTTATCCCCTTCATTACCGCTGGGGACCCGGATCTTGACACCACCGCCCAAGCCCTCCAACTGCTCGATCGCCACGGGGCCGATATCATTGAACTGGGCGTCCCCTACTCGGACCCGTTGGCTGACGGGCCGGTTATCCAAGCAGCGGCGACGCGTGCCCTACAGCGGGGAACACGCCTTGATCGAGTTCTCGCGATGGTGCGATCGCTCCAGCCAACCCTGACCGCACCGATCGTGCTCTTTACCTACTACAACCCCATCCTGCACCGAGGCATTGAGACCTTTTTGACCCAGGCAGCCCAAGCAGGGGTCGCAGGTCTCGTGATTCCTGACCTGCCTGTGGAAGAGGCAGAACCCTTATTGCAAGTCGCCGAAGCCTTAGGCTTGGAAATTGTTCTGCTGGTTGCCCCCACCAGTCCCCTCCGCCGGATTCAAATGATTGCGGCTAAATCCCACGGCTTTATCTACTTGGTCAGTGTGACCGGGGTTACGGGGATGCGATCGGGTCTGCAAACCCACGTCAAGGATTTAATCCAAACCCTCCGCCAAACCACCGACAAACCGATCGGCGTCGGTTTCGGCATTTCCCAACCGGAGCACGCCCAACAGGTCCGCGATTGGGGGGCGGATGCAGTCATTGTGGGCAGTGCCTTTGTCCAACGGTTGGCGACGGGGACCCCCGCAGAGGGACTAAGCGCGATCGCCGACTTTTGCCAACGCCTGAAGGCGGCAATTACCTAA
- a CDS encoding DUF3007 family protein: MRRIDAIGIAFGIFVSGGILYLLLQAVGFDSIQAGIWTQAALVMGLLGWLATYLFRVFTQQMTYNQQLKDYETAVLQKRLEELTPEELAALEAQLQAEEPAEETS, translated from the coding sequence ATGCGACGAATTGACGCGATCGGGATTGCCTTCGGGATTTTTGTGAGCGGTGGTATCCTCTACCTGCTCCTGCAAGCGGTGGGTTTCGACAGCATCCAGGCTGGGATATGGACCCAAGCGGCCCTCGTGATGGGTCTATTGGGCTGGTTAGCCACCTATCTCTTTCGGGTATTCACCCAGCAAATGACCTATAATCAGCAGCTCAAAGATTACGAAACGGCTGTTCTGCAAAAGCGCCTAGAAGAACTGACTCCCGAAGAGCTAGCAGCCTTAGAGGCTCAATTGCAAGCTGAAGAACCAGCCGAAGAAACCTCCTAA
- the ndhL gene encoding NAD(P)H-quinone oxidoreductase subunit L, with translation MSEAIIALILYAAIGGFYLIVLPALTMIYLKGRWYVAGSIERVLMYFLVFLCFPGLLLLSPFVNLRPARREIGT, from the coding sequence ATGAGTGAAGCGATCATCGCCCTCATCCTCTACGCCGCGATCGGCGGTTTCTATCTGATTGTTCTGCCAGCCCTGACCATGATCTACCTGAAGGGGCGCTGGTATGTCGCCGGTTCGATCGAGCGGGTTTTGATGTACTTCCTGGTGTTTCTCTGCTTCCCAGGGTTGCTCCTGCTGAGTCCCTTTGTCAACCTGCGCCCTGCCCGCCGGGAAATTGGCACTTAG
- the cobA gene encoding uroporphyrinogen-III C-methyltransferase, protein MTTHTTGQVLIVGAGPGSLDYLTLQAYHCLQQAEVLIYDALSDPRLLDWVPTNCEAIAVGKRGGQPSMAQSEINQLLVTHCQRGKTVVRLKGGDPFIFGRGREEMQALQEAGCPFAVVPGLSSALVAPLLAGIPLTDAVLSQSFAVATAHDLSRLNWSALAAIETLVLLMGGRHLAAIVAALQHQGRSPTTPIALIRWAGRPEQQVWVGTLADIVDQTQGQALAPVVIVIGEVVRWHDYFASASIAPVSVSPTAIAPMVSPVARWDKPVPHFSRFSSEDATRTARLAAVTQSPLPLSNTTILVTRSANQSRDFTDLLQAAGATVLEMPTLVIKPPSSWAALDAAIAQLNTFDWLILTSANGVEAFFERLAVAQRDARALAGIKLAVVGQKTARTLQGYGLQPDFVPPEFVADTLVSHFPEPVTGQRLLFPRVESGGRDVLVKELTQAGAIVTEVAAYESGCPDQVDPAILAALNRGGIDVITFASSKTVKHFAQLVGLERTPPAVTPDTWLAQVAIASIGPQTSHTCEQVLGRVDIEAREYTLEGLVQAILQWKRNINGN, encoded by the coding sequence ATGACTACACACACCACCGGGCAGGTATTGATTGTTGGGGCTGGCCCCGGCAGTCTGGATTATTTGACCTTGCAAGCGTACCACTGCCTCCAGCAGGCTGAGGTCCTGATCTACGATGCCCTGAGTGATCCCCGTTTGCTGGACTGGGTGCCAACAAACTGTGAGGCCATTGCGGTGGGTAAGCGGGGGGGCCAACCGTCGATGGCCCAATCTGAAATCAATCAATTGCTGGTGACCCACTGCCAACGCGGTAAAACCGTGGTGCGGTTAAAGGGAGGCGATCCGTTTATCTTTGGGCGCGGTCGGGAAGAAATGCAAGCGTTGCAGGAGGCCGGTTGCCCGTTTGCAGTGGTACCCGGTCTCTCCTCGGCTCTAGTTGCCCCTCTGCTGGCAGGCATCCCCCTGACGGATGCGGTCCTGAGTCAAAGTTTTGCGGTGGCAACGGCCCATGATCTCAGCCGTTTGAACTGGTCCGCCCTAGCGGCGATCGAAACCCTGGTCTTGCTGATGGGAGGTCGACATCTCGCGGCGATCGTCGCCGCACTCCAACACCAGGGGCGATCGCCGACAACCCCGATCGCTTTAATCCGCTGGGCTGGACGACCAGAGCAACAGGTTTGGGTGGGCACGCTAGCCGATATTGTCGACCAAACCCAAGGTCAGGCCCTCGCGCCCGTGGTGATCGTAATCGGCGAGGTGGTCCGCTGGCATGATTATTTCGCGTCTGCCTCAATTGCACCTGTCTCAGTTTCCCCAACTGCGATCGCCCCTATGGTCAGCCCCGTGGCAAGATGGGACAAGCCGGTTCCTCACTTTTCCCGGTTCTCTTCTGAAGACGCGACACGAACGGCAAGGCTAGCTGCGGTGACCCAATCTCCTCTCCCCCTGAGCAATACCACGATCCTGGTGACGCGATCGGCGAATCAGTCCCGTGACTTTACCGATCTCTTGCAAGCCGCGGGAGCAACGGTTTTGGAAATGCCGACGCTGGTGATTAAACCGCCGTCAAGTTGGGCGGCGCTGGATGCGGCGATCGCCCAGTTGAACACGTTTGATTGGTTAATTTTGACCTCGGCTAATGGCGTGGAGGCTTTTTTTGAACGGTTAGCGGTGGCCCAGCGGGATGCCCGTGCCCTGGCGGGGATAAAACTGGCGGTGGTGGGTCAGAAAACCGCCCGTACCCTGCAAGGCTATGGTCTGCAACCTGACTTTGTGCCACCGGAATTTGTGGCCGACACCTTGGTGAGCCATTTCCCGGAACCGGTTACGGGGCAGCGGCTACTTTTCCCCAGGGTGGAAAGTGGCGGTCGGGATGTGTTGGTCAAGGAACTGACCCAGGCGGGGGCGATCGTGACGGAGGTGGCTGCCTACGAATCGGGTTGCCCCGATCAAGTAGACCCTGCCATCCTGGCAGCCCTCAATAGGGGTGGCATTGACGTGATTACCTTTGCCAGTTCTAAAACCGTCAAGCATTTTGCCCAATTAGTTGGCCTGGAGCGTACCCCACCGGCGGTCACGCCAGACACTTGGTTAGCTCAGGTGGCGATCGCCTCGATTGGTCCCCAAACGTCCCACACCTGTGAACAGGTGCTGGGTCGGGTGGACATTGAAGCCCGTGAATATACCCTGGAGGGTCTCGTGCAGGCGATTCTCCAGTGGAAGCGCAACATTAATGGGAATTGA
- a CDS encoding retropepsin-like aspartic protease family protein, with the protein MQEVSLGILEIVLALSGLLLGWQGAAATTQPRFFRAPIKRRQGQSPVIDVTFNHRQTFEMLVDTGASITTITQAMAEALQVEPTGAATFRVASGELVELPMGQVPTIAVNGRVMKNLTVAIVASDEDMGLLGQDFLNQYQITLKRNVIEFQVH; encoded by the coding sequence GTGCAGGAGGTCAGCTTGGGGATTTTGGAAATTGTGCTGGCGTTGAGTGGTCTCTTGTTAGGTTGGCAGGGGGCCGCAGCGACCACCCAACCGCGTTTTTTTCGGGCACCCATTAAGCGCCGTCAGGGCCAAAGCCCCGTAATTGACGTGACCTTCAACCACCGTCAAACGTTTGAGATGCTGGTGGATACGGGAGCCAGTATCACTACCATTACTCAGGCAATGGCCGAAGCGCTCCAGGTCGAACCAACAGGGGCAGCAACCTTCCGCGTAGCCAGTGGTGAGTTAGTGGAGTTACCGATGGGGCAGGTGCCTACGATCGCCGTCAATGGGCGGGTGATGAAAAATCTCACGGTTGCGATCGTGGCCTCGGACGAGGATATGGGCTTGTTGGGACAAGATTTCCTCAACCAGTATCAAATCACCCTCAAGAGAAACGTAATTGAGTTCCAAGTCCATTAG
- a CDS encoding late competence development ComFB family protein, with translation MSSIEKIVEQALRDGYLTPTMEAEVGRICDTAAELSIEEYMALDRLMGALLTGEVVAVPRKQFINVMEELVLAEAISRVAEVESTTEQTLDLADIAAYALNRLPPLYATTEGGATYQRQRAQEDLQPLITEQVREAIAAYLQKPEAPGGPSKLKEVDGTKAVAGQLSILLREHASKFDPDAPRPE, from the coding sequence ATGAGTAGCATTGAGAAAATTGTAGAGCAGGCCCTGCGTGATGGATACCTAACCCCAACAATGGAAGCTGAGGTCGGGCGCATTTGTGATACAGCCGCCGAGTTATCGATCGAAGAATACATGGCCCTCGATCGTCTGATGGGTGCCCTACTGACGGGGGAAGTGGTCGCAGTCCCCCGCAAACAGTTTATCAACGTCATGGAAGAGTTGGTGCTGGCGGAGGCGATTTCACGGGTAGCGGAAGTCGAGTCCACAACGGAGCAGACCCTCGATCTGGCGGATATTGCGGCCTATGCCCTGAATCGCCTGCCACCCCTCTATGCCACAACCGAAGGCGGAGCTACCTATCAGCGCCAACGGGCACAGGAAGACCTGCAACCCCTCATTACCGAACAGGTACGGGAAGCGATCGCGGCTTATCTACAAAAACCGGAAGCACCGGGTGGTCCTTCCAAGCTGAAAGAAGTTGACGGGACGAAAGCGGTAGCGGGACAGTTGAGTATCTTGCTACGGGAACATGCTAGCAAGTTTGATCCGGATGCACCGCGTCCAGAGTGA
- a CDS encoding M23 family metallopeptidase yields MTPMTVSSPGSHPVSSPTPCSPWRSGLASLLSVIATLAPLPLLPSLIGVTVAAVLITPSSAVQALQVQVTPNTPSLGDTLSVLIQTPVPASTQPTVQVGNKRYPAFAIAPNRYRAFVPTTPLSRPGPLSLVVSVEGQSQTVSVALAHRDFPTQRIWLPPGKDDLEGTDYEFDRVDAFKQIVSPEKLWSGPFLRPSNGEVTTVYGVRRYYNGEFAQDYYHRGVDYGAAMGSPVVAPAAGRVALVGRESQGFVIHGNTVGIDHGQGVTSILIHLNSIHVREGDRVQAGQVIGTVGSTGVATGAHLHWGLYVHGEAVDPVPWRYQGME; encoded by the coding sequence ATGACACCCATGACGGTTTCCTCCCCTGGCTCCCATCCCGTGTCATCTCCCACACCCTGTTCCCCCTGGCGATCGGGCCTAGCGAGCCTGTTGAGTGTGATCGCGACCCTAGCTCCCCTGCCCCTGCTGCCTTCCCTCATCGGGGTGACGGTAGCGGCTGTTCTGATTACCCCTAGCTCAGCCGTGCAGGCCCTGCAGGTGCAAGTTACCCCCAACACCCCCTCCCTAGGGGATACCCTATCAGTCTTGATTCAGACGCCAGTGCCAGCCAGTACGCAGCCGACGGTTCAAGTTGGGAATAAGCGATATCCTGCCTTCGCGATCGCGCCCAATCGCTACCGTGCCTTCGTGCCCACCACACCCCTCAGTCGACCGGGTCCCCTGTCCCTAGTGGTGTCTGTGGAGGGTCAGTCACAAACGGTGAGTGTGGCCCTTGCCCACCGGGATTTTCCGACTCAACGGATCTGGCTGCCCCCCGGCAAGGATGACCTCGAAGGGACAGATTACGAGTTCGATCGGGTGGACGCCTTCAAGCAAATCGTCAGTCCCGAAAAATTGTGGTCGGGTCCCTTCCTCCGGCCTAGTAACGGGGAGGTGACGACTGTTTACGGTGTGCGCCGCTATTACAATGGCGAATTTGCCCAGGATTACTACCATCGGGGGGTAGACTATGGAGCCGCGATGGGATCGCCAGTGGTTGCCCCAGCAGCTGGGCGGGTCGCCTTAGTGGGGCGGGAATCCCAGGGATTTGTGATTCATGGTAATACCGTGGGCATTGATCATGGCCAGGGTGTCACTAGCATTCTTATCCATTTGAACAGCATCCATGTCCGTGAAGGTGACAGGGTGCAGGCGGGGCAAGTCATTGGGACAGTGGGATCAACCGGTGTTGCTACGGGTGCCCATTTACACTGGGGGTTGTATGTTCATGGAGAGGCCGTCGATCCGGTTCCGTGGCGTTATCAGGGAATGGAATAG
- a CDS encoding transporter substrate-binding domain-containing protein, whose amino-acid sequence MQSSCHPPRRKSALQPVMRRIVTTSLAIVAFAASAGLGAAQLAKTPGQAVLSEDPLRPPHHTLRMGTATNYPPFEYRDERIGTDEIIGFDIAIARYIAQKLGYTLTLKDMAFNELIPALQARQLDFAMAAITPTPERLQKVAFSDVYFESQNTIVSRQTQPLSQVSELAAKRVGVQLGSIQAKYAQTLTATLPGMTLISYPRVLDLLQALQRADIDATIVEDKIAEVYLEDDATLVASIIPNVELMGSAIAFPKDSELVDEFNRILQEMRENGELDRLIRQWFSLQ is encoded by the coding sequence ATGCAGTCTTCTTGCCATCCCCCTCGTCGGAAATCTGCCCTGCAGCCAGTGATGAGACGGATTGTGACCACAAGCCTGGCCATTGTCGCCTTTGCAGCTAGTGCGGGACTAGGGGCCGCCCAATTGGCCAAGACGCCCGGTCAGGCTGTCCTCTCTGAGGATCCCCTCCGTCCGCCCCACCATACCTTACGCATGGGAACGGCGACTAATTATCCCCCTTTTGAGTACCGAGATGAGCGGATTGGGACAGATGAAATTATTGGCTTTGATATTGCGATCGCTCGCTATATTGCCCAAAAGCTTGGCTACACGCTGACCCTGAAAGATATGGCCTTTAATGAACTGATCCCAGCTTTGCAGGCGCGGCAATTAGATTTTGCCATGGCAGCAATTACCCCTACCCCAGAGCGGCTACAAAAAGTGGCGTTTTCTGATGTGTACTTCGAGTCACAGAACACCATTGTCAGCCGCCAGACTCAGCCTCTGAGTCAGGTTAGTGAACTGGCTGCTAAGCGAGTTGGCGTCCAATTAGGCTCAATTCAGGCAAAGTACGCCCAGACTTTAACGGCCACTCTGCCTGGAATGACCCTGATAAGTTACCCCCGTGTCCTTGATCTCTTGCAAGCTCTGCAACGGGCCGATATCGATGCCACGATCGTCGAAGATAAAATTGCCGAAGTCTATCTGGAAGATGATGCAACGTTGGTCGCCAGTATTATTCCCAACGTGGAACTGATGGGCAGCGCGATCGCCTTCCCCAAGGATTCGGAGTTAGTGGATGAGTTCAATCGCATCTTGCAGGAAATGCGAGAGAATGGCGAACTCGATCGGCTGATTCGGCAGTGGTTTTCACTTCAGTAA
- a CDS encoding nickel/cobalt transporter — protein sequence MFNQPQYCRWRIFILLALATALCVNGQPAIAHPGHGTFTQTLVHQTLTPQLRLIGLGIAFGLGMVHAMSPGHGKTMVAAYLVGTRGTPQQALVLGVITTLTHTLGIFLLGLAVLLAANYILPEQLYPVLSGLSGLMVFGVGFWLLDQRLQAMQTTSTHRHDHAHTHSHAHSHAHSYTHVHPRGHAHLHTHSQADDQPLHDSHGAGIADMATPAVTWRSLLTLGIAGGMVPCPSALVLLLSAIALQQTAYGMVLVSMFSLGLAVVLTGLGLLVIYAHQWFERVTVPLGNHWPISSHLAAIQRALPLASAIGVIVVGAGLTLSSVL from the coding sequence ATGTTCAACCAACCCCAATATTGCCGCTGGCGCATCTTCATACTCCTTGCCCTGGCGACAGCCCTGTGCGTGAACGGGCAACCTGCGATCGCGCATCCAGGACATGGCACGTTTACCCAAACCCTGGTGCACCAAACCCTCACCCCCCAATTGCGGCTCATTGGGTTAGGGATTGCCTTTGGCTTGGGTATGGTCCACGCCATGAGTCCGGGGCACGGCAAAACTATGGTGGCTGCCTATCTGGTGGGAACGCGGGGCACCCCCCAACAGGCTCTGGTTCTGGGGGTAATTACTACCCTGACCCATACCTTGGGAATTTTCCTGTTGGGTTTGGCTGTCCTGCTGGCGGCTAACTATATCCTGCCAGAGCAGTTATATCCCGTCCTGAGTGGCCTCAGTGGCTTGATGGTGTTCGGGGTAGGATTTTGGCTTCTGGACCAGCGCTTGCAGGCGATGCAAACGACCTCCACCCATCGGCATGATCACGCCCATACCCACAGTCACGCCCACAGTCACGCCCACAGCTATACCCATGTCCATCCTCGTGGTCATGCCCACCTGCATACCCACTCTCAGGCTGATGACCAGCCTCTCCATGATTCCCACGGTGCTGGCATTGCTGATATGGCCACCCCAGCCGTGACTTGGCGATCGCTCCTCACCTTGGGCATTGCCGGCGGCATGGTTCCTTGTCCGTCTGCCCTTGTCTTGTTGCTATCGGCGATCGCCCTCCAGCAAACGGCCTATGGCATGGTTTTGGTCAGTATGTTTAGTCTTGGCTTAGCAGTGGTCTTGACTGGCTTGGGACTTCTGGTGATCTATGCCCATCAATGGTTCGAGCGCGTCACCGTTCCCCTGGGGAATCACTGGCCGATCAGTTCGCATCTCGCTGCAATCCAACGGGCGCTCCCCCTCGCCAGCGCGATCGGGGTCATTGTCGTGGGGGCAGGTTTAACCCTGAGCAGTGTGCTGTGA
- a CDS encoding S1C family serine protease, translated as MKLKHSLLCLTSLLLVNTTYGVMATPPGLAATFRADEQVNINVYRNASPAVVTIIGGNNTGSGSIISPDGLVLTNEHVVRMARGGMVSVQTSNGQRYNGQVLATDAANDLALIQLRTHERLPYLRLAASEGIQVGQQVFAIGSPFGLSGTLTTGILSRIANNGDLQTDAVLNPGNSGGPLLNSQGELIGVNKAILANQGGNTGIGFATSATVARQFVAQVQQGRIANPAIATAPPMTTAPRSVGPQIQPAIPRPPVAIAPIPRVPNYPGGYGAATSPPRLGVVLNAATMVIEQVRQGSIAATIGLRPGDQLVALNGRPLRSFADLEQHLNRYPSSVILTVGRNQRLAHVRVDF; from the coding sequence ATGAAGCTAAAGCATTCTCTGTTGTGTTTAACTTCCCTGTTACTCGTCAATACCACCTACGGGGTGATGGCGACTCCCCCCGGTTTGGCGGCTACGTTCCGGGCCGATGAGCAAGTTAATATCAATGTCTACCGGAATGCGAGTCCAGCCGTGGTGACCATTATCGGGGGGAATAATACCGGATCAGGCAGCATCATTAGCCCGGACGGTTTGGTCCTGACGAATGAGCATGTGGTCCGTATGGCCCGTGGGGGGATGGTGAGTGTGCAAACCAGTAATGGCCAACGCTACAACGGCCAGGTCCTCGCGACGGATGCAGCCAATGATCTGGCACTGATTCAACTGCGCACGCATGAGCGGCTCCCCTACCTCCGCCTAGCGGCCAGCGAGGGTATTCAAGTTGGGCAACAGGTGTTTGCGATCGGTAGCCCCTTTGGGTTATCGGGCACGCTCACAACGGGAATTCTCAGCCGGATTGCTAACAATGGCGATCTCCAAACCGATGCGGTCCTGAATCCCGGTAACTCCGGTGGCCCCTTACTCAACTCCCAGGGCGAATTGATTGGGGTGAACAAAGCGATCCTGGCGAACCAGGGCGGCAATACGGGGATTGGCTTTGCTACCAGTGCGACCGTGGCCCGTCAGTTTGTAGCGCAAGTTCAGCAAGGTCGCATTGCTAACCCGGCGATCGCTACCGCCCCGCCCATGACAACTGCGCCGCGATCGGTCGGTCCCCAAATCCAACCCGCGATCCCGCGTCCCCCCGTGGCCATCGCCCCAATCCCCCGTGTGCCCAACTATCCAGGGGGATACGGAGCAGCGACGAGTCCCCCTCGTTTAGGCGTCGTCCTCAATGCCGCAACAATGGTCATCGAACAAGTGCGGCAAGGGTCGATCGCCGCCACGATCGGTCTGCGCCCAGGAGATCAACTGGTGGCTCTCAATGGCCGTCCCCTGCGCAGTTTTGCTGATCTCGAACAACACCTCAACCGCTATCCCAGTTCCGTTATTCTGACCGTAGGCCGGAATCAGCGCCTTGCCCATGTTCGTGTTGATTTTTAA